From Streptomyces sp. NBC_00690, a single genomic window includes:
- a CDS encoding VOC family protein — MSVTTTTHLNFRGTAREALDFYQSVFGGRTVAVTYKDAGAVQDESEADWVMWGEVAGDNGFHVMAYDVPSRLPWNQGENPFFVSVRGDEAEEISALWGKLAERSTIVRPLEPAQWAPLYGMLTDRFGITWVLDVTAPYND; from the coding sequence ATGTCCGTCACGACCACCACTCACCTGAACTTCCGGGGCACCGCACGTGAGGCGCTGGACTTCTACCAGTCCGTCTTCGGCGGGCGTACTGTCGCGGTCACCTACAAGGACGCGGGCGCCGTGCAGGACGAGAGTGAGGCGGACTGGGTGATGTGGGGCGAGGTGGCCGGCGACAACGGCTTCCACGTCATGGCCTACGACGTGCCCTCGCGGCTCCCCTGGAACCAGGGCGAGAACCCGTTCTTCGTCTCCGTGCGTGGCGACGAAGCCGAGGAGATCAGCGCCCTGTGGGGCAAGCTCGCCGAGCGCTCGACCATCGTGCGTCCGCTGGAGCCCGCGCAGTGGGCACCGCTGTACGGCATGCTCACCGACCGCTTCGGCATCACCTGGGTCCTGGACGTCACCGCTCCGTACAACGACTGA